The following are encoded in a window of Thunnus albacares chromosome 17, fThuAlb1.1, whole genome shotgun sequence genomic DNA:
- the LOC122967749 gene encoding protein CROWDED NUCLEI 4-like isoform X1, which produces MFITTYQVHAVSVGFQINLHARSVLQQQMEAEAKKPSVDEAWEKLACKEALINRMREELEKERERTRGEREAFQRECAEMRKDFQLEKENMNEERKSIQKEFTAQLNKRKAFNAEKCSMCEARKVFQIEKIEMATMRKAYNKEKTDIQRMREAFWVEKEAMAKERRAFNKVKAKHDAEKDAMSEDRKAFKVEKEDMKRTRNTYIQEKSNIQRIREAFLLEKENMKKERETFNREVRMQVMKRPSMLKMTP; this is translated from the coding sequence ATGTTTATCACTACATATCAAGTGCATGCTGTATCTGTGGGCTTCCAGATAAATCTCCATGCACGCTCTGTGCTCCAGCAACAAATGGAGGCAGAAGCCAAAAAACCCTCTGTAGATGAGGCATGGGAGAAACTTGCGTGTAAAGAGGCACTTATCAACAGGATGAGAGAAGAgctggagaaagaaagagaaagaacgagaggagagagagaggcctttcAAAGAGAGTGTGCTGAAATGAGGAAGGATTTTCAGTTGGAGaaggaaaacatgaatgaagaaagaaaatccATCCAGAAAGAGTTCACAGCACAATTAAATAAGAGGAAGGCTTTTaatgctgaaaaatgttcaatgtGTGAAGCAAGGAAGGTCTTCCAGATTGAAAAGATAGAGATGGCTACGATGAGGAAAGCctacaataaagaaaaaacagacatcCAGAGGATGAGGGAGGCTTTCTGGGTAGAGAAGGAGGCTATGGCAAAAGAAAGAAGAGCCTTCAATAAAGTTAAGGCAAAACATGATGCTGAAAAAGATGCCATGTCTGAGGACAGAAAGGCCTTCAAAGTAGAAAAGGAAGATATGAAAAGGACGAGGAACACCTACATTCAAGAGAAGTCAAATATCCAGAGGATAAGAGAGGCTTTCCTGTTGGAGAAGGagaacatgaaaaaagaaagagaaacctTCAACAGAGAAGTTAGGATGCAGGTTATGAAGCGGCCTTCAATGCTGAAAATGACGCCATGA
- the LOC122967749 gene encoding protein CROWDED NUCLEI 4-like isoform X2, translated as MSLTELLPDPPLLVINLHARSVLQQQMEAEAKKPSVDEAWEKLACKEALINRMREELEKERERTRGEREAFQRECAEMRKDFQLEKENMNEERKSIQKEFTAQLNKRKAFNAEKCSMCEARKVFQIEKIEMATMRKAYNKEKTDIQRMREAFWVEKEAMAKERRAFNKVKAKHDAEKDAMSEDRKAFKVEKEDMKRTRNTYIQEKSNIQRIREAFLLEKENMKKERETFNREVRMQVMKRPSMLKMTP; from the exons ATGTCCTTGACGGAACTTTTACCAGACCCACCTCTCTTGGTG ATAAATCTCCATGCACGCTCTGTGCTCCAGCAACAAATGGAGGCAGAAGCCAAAAAACCCTCTGTAGATGAGGCATGGGAGAAACTTGCGTGTAAAGAGGCACTTATCAACAGGATGAGAGAAGAgctggagaaagaaagagaaagaacgagaggagagagagaggcctttcAAAGAGAGTGTGCTGAAATGAGGAAGGATTTTCAGTTGGAGaaggaaaacatgaatgaagaaagaaaatccATCCAGAAAGAGTTCACAGCACAATTAAATAAGAGGAAGGCTTTTaatgctgaaaaatgttcaatgtGTGAAGCAAGGAAGGTCTTCCAGATTGAAAAGATAGAGATGGCTACGATGAGGAAAGCctacaataaagaaaaaacagacatcCAGAGGATGAGGGAGGCTTTCTGGGTAGAGAAGGAGGCTATGGCAAAAGAAAGAAGAGCCTTCAATAAAGTTAAGGCAAAACATGATGCTGAAAAAGATGCCATGTCTGAGGACAGAAAGGCCTTCAAAGTAGAAAAGGAAGATATGAAAAGGACGAGGAACACCTACATTCAAGAGAAGTCAAATATCCAGAGGATAAGAGAGGCTTTCCTGTTGGAGAAGGagaacatgaaaaaagaaagagaaacctTCAACAGAGAAGTTAGGATGCAGGTTATGAAGCGGCCTTCAATGCTGAAAATGACGCCATGA